A window from Streptomyces subrutilus encodes these proteins:
- a CDS encoding ATP-binding protein, protein MSGRVMPCSPQEIASLFLFEELSPEQLGRLCAEGRVERFEPGPVYAEGDEATCFYVMIEGTVVLSRRVGADDVEVSRTSQRGVYAGAMQAYLGDRVPQTYNNSMRVTEPTRFFVLPAQSFADVMHEWFPMAAHLLEGLFFGSKNTQRAIGQRERLLALGSLSAGLTHELNNPAAAAVRATATLRERVGKMRHKLAVITQGPYSREALAELIEIQERTAERVAKAPVLTPMEAADREDELSDWLDDHGIAEGWRIAPTFVQGGLDVDWLEQVAATVAEDVLPGAVGWLNYTVETELLMDEIDDSTTRISHLVDAAKQYSQLDRASYRVVDVHELLDSTLLMLSGKIGRGVRVVKDYDRTLPDVPAYPAELNQVWTNLIDNAVFAIGSTGGGAGPGGDGTLTVRTAREGDRLLVEFRDTGPGIPADIRSRIFDPFFTTKPVGEGTGLGLDISWRIVVNKHHGSLQVESVPGDTRFQVLLPLTAPETEPAPESEPAPPSGAGPGTETTEEST, encoded by the coding sequence GTGAGCGGCCGGGTCATGCCCTGCAGCCCGCAGGAGATCGCCTCGCTGTTCCTGTTCGAGGAGCTGTCCCCGGAGCAGCTCGGCAGGCTCTGCGCCGAGGGGCGGGTGGAGCGGTTCGAGCCCGGTCCCGTGTACGCCGAGGGCGACGAGGCCACCTGCTTCTACGTGATGATCGAAGGCACCGTCGTGCTCTCCCGGCGGGTCGGCGCCGACGACGTCGAGGTGAGCCGGACCTCGCAGCGCGGGGTGTACGCGGGGGCCATGCAGGCGTACCTCGGCGACCGCGTGCCGCAGACGTACAACAACTCGATGCGGGTGACCGAACCGACGCGGTTCTTCGTGCTGCCCGCGCAGTCGTTCGCGGACGTCATGCACGAGTGGTTCCCGATGGCCGCGCACCTGCTGGAGGGGCTGTTCTTCGGGTCGAAGAACACCCAGCGGGCCATCGGCCAGCGCGAACGGCTGCTGGCGCTCGGATCGTTGTCGGCCGGGCTGACCCACGAGCTCAACAACCCGGCCGCGGCGGCCGTACGGGCCACGGCGACGCTGCGCGAACGGGTCGGCAAGATGCGGCACAAGCTGGCCGTCATCACGCAGGGCCCCTACTCCCGCGAAGCGCTGGCCGAACTCATCGAGATCCAGGAGCGTACGGCCGAACGCGTCGCGAAGGCACCGGTGCTGACGCCGATGGAGGCCGCCGACCGGGAGGACGAGCTGTCCGACTGGCTCGACGACCACGGCATCGCGGAAGGCTGGCGCATCGCACCGACCTTCGTACAGGGCGGGCTGGACGTCGACTGGCTGGAGCAGGTCGCGGCGACGGTGGCCGAGGACGTCCTGCCGGGAGCGGTCGGCTGGCTCAACTACACCGTCGAGACCGAGCTGCTGATGGACGAGATCGACGACTCGACCACGCGCATCTCGCACCTCGTGGACGCGGCCAAACAGTACTCGCAGCTCGACCGGGCCTCGTACCGCGTCGTCGACGTCCACGAACTGCTGGACAGCACTCTGCTGATGCTCTCCGGGAAGATCGGCCGCGGGGTCCGGGTGGTCAAGGACTACGACCGCACGCTGCCCGACGTACCCGCCTACCCGGCCGAGCTCAACCAGGTGTGGACCAACCTCATCGACAACGCCGTCTTCGCCATCGGCAGCACCGGGGGCGGGGCCGGTCCCGGGGGCGACGGCACGCTGACGGTCCGCACGGCGCGGGAGGGGGACCGGCTGCTGGTGGAGTTCCGCGACACCGGGCCCGGCATTCCGGCGGACATCCGCAGCCGCATCTTCGACCCCTTCTTCACCACCAAACCGGTCGGCGAGGGCACCGGCCTCGGCCTGGACATCTCCTGGCGGATCGTCGTCAACAAGCACCACGGCAGCCTCCAGGTCGAATCCGTCCCGGGCGACACCCGCTTCCAGGTGCTGTTGCCCCTGACCGCCCCGGAAACCGAGCCCGCCCCGGAGTCCGAGCCCGCCCCGCCTTCCGGAGCCGGGCCCGGGACCGAGACCACCGAGGAGTCCACATGA
- a CDS encoding MerR family transcriptional regulator, protein MDGTTELLSIGAFARRVGLAPSALRFYDDCRVLRPARVDGTTGYRFYSPGQEPRAALLRALREAGLPLAEVTVVLDGPEREGREVLERHVKRMRDQTQTAEAAIALALRSLSNAGTVTEARIGGVEVAGAVRQVAPAAASDVEHPALGCVLIEIDDGEVRLVATDRRRLSMRVLRPESLDGGPCRLLVPAADLIEFGQWAARFHQVTLRAGPDGWRARSTSESWALPTVDDRFPAYREMLAALAPPGYRVIVDRLALRDAVNVHGDAALIALGFAGAAMTVSRADHSDAATLPAVCHADLPQRIGFDPAVLAPALESGVGPDVLLEISTADRPVVVRSADQGSFTTLVMPTALPGSDRPSLDTTSS, encoded by the coding sequence ATGGACGGCACCACGGAACTACTGAGCATCGGCGCCTTCGCACGGCGAGTCGGGCTCGCTCCGAGCGCCCTGCGTTTCTATGACGACTGCCGCGTCCTGCGGCCGGCACGGGTCGACGGGACGACGGGATACCGCTTCTACAGCCCTGGGCAGGAACCCCGTGCCGCGCTGCTCCGCGCTCTGCGCGAGGCGGGACTGCCGCTGGCCGAGGTCACCGTGGTGCTCGACGGGCCCGAGCGGGAGGGACGGGAGGTGCTGGAGCGGCACGTGAAGAGGATGCGGGACCAGACGCAGACGGCCGAGGCGGCCATCGCGCTGGCTCTGCGTTCCCTCTCGAACGCCGGCACCGTGACGGAGGCGCGGATCGGCGGTGTGGAGGTGGCCGGTGCCGTCCGGCAGGTGGCGCCGGCCGCGGCCTCCGACGTGGAACACCCTGCGCTGGGTTGCGTCCTCATCGAGATCGATGACGGTGAGGTCCGTCTGGTGGCCACCGATCGCCGTCGCCTGTCGATGCGCGTCCTGAGGCCGGAGTCGCTCGACGGAGGGCCCTGCCGCCTGCTGGTACCCGCGGCCGACCTGATCGAGTTCGGGCAATGGGCGGCACGGTTCCACCAGGTCACCCTCCGGGCCGGACCGGACGGGTGGCGAGCACGCAGCACGTCGGAGTCCTGGGCCCTGCCGACGGTCGATGACCGGTTCCCTGCCTACCGCGAGATGCTTGCGGCTCTGGCCCCGCCCGGGTACCGCGTGATCGTCGATCGCCTGGCCCTGCGCGATGCGGTCAACGTCCACGGCGACGCCGCGCTCATCGCTCTGGGCTTCGCCGGCGCCGCGATGACCGTCTCTCGTGCCGATCACTCCGACGCCGCCACCCTGCCCGCGGTCTGCCACGCGGACCTGCCCCAACGGATCGGCTTCGACCCCGCGGTCCTCGCTCCCGCCCTGGAGTCCGGCGTCGGACCCGACGTCCTGCTGGAGATCTCCACCGCGGACCGGCCTGTCGTGGTGCGCTCCGCCGACCAGGGCAGCTTCACCACCCTGGTCATGCCGACCGCCCTCCCCGGCTCCGACCGCCCCTCGCTCGACACCACGTCCTCATGA
- a CDS encoding FAD-dependent oxidoreductase, with translation MAEVADSARTVILTVDDDPGVSRAVARDLRRRYGATYRIVRAESGASALEALRELKLRGDLVAVILADYRMPQMNGIEFLEQALSVYPGARRVLLTAYADTNAAIDAINVVDLDHYLLKPWDPPEEKLYPVLDDLLAAWRANDYRPVPTTKVVGHRWSARSSNLREFLARNQVPYRWYSSDEPEGRRLLEAAGADGQRLPLVITPEGAVLIEPEASDLAAHVGLATTPAADFYDLVVIGGGPAGLGSAVYGASEGLRTVLVERSATGGQAGQSSRIENYLGFPDGVSGAQLTERARRQAGRFGAEILTTREVTGLEANGAARVVRFSDGSTVAAHSVILATGVTYRQLQAPGCDDLTGCGVYYGSALTEASSCQGQDVYIVGGANSAGQAAMYLARSAKSVTLLVRGASLTASMSYYLIQQIEETPNITVRTRTVVEAAHGDGHLEQLTLRDVEGGATELVDAQWMFVFIGAAPLTEWLDGTVLRDERGFILAGPDLTPDGRPPADWELDRPPYHLETNVPGVFVAGDARAESAKRVASAVGEGAMAVMLVHRYLEQS, from the coding sequence ATGGCAGAGGTCGCCGACAGCGCTCGGACCGTCATCCTGACCGTGGACGACGATCCGGGGGTCTCCCGCGCCGTCGCCCGTGACCTGCGCAGACGCTACGGTGCGACGTACCGGATCGTGCGGGCCGAGTCCGGCGCGTCCGCACTGGAGGCGCTGCGCGAGCTGAAGCTGCGGGGTGACCTGGTGGCCGTGATCCTGGCCGACTACCGCATGCCGCAGATGAACGGCATCGAGTTCCTCGAACAGGCCCTGAGCGTCTACCCGGGGGCGCGGCGCGTGCTGCTGACCGCGTACGCCGACACCAACGCGGCCATCGACGCGATCAACGTCGTCGACCTCGACCACTACCTCCTCAAGCCGTGGGACCCGCCCGAGGAGAAGCTCTACCCGGTCCTGGACGACCTCCTCGCCGCCTGGCGCGCCAACGACTACCGGCCGGTGCCCACCACCAAGGTCGTCGGACACCGCTGGTCGGCGCGCTCGTCGAACCTGCGCGAGTTCCTGGCCCGCAACCAGGTGCCGTACCGCTGGTACTCCTCCGACGAACCCGAAGGGCGGCGGCTGCTCGAAGCGGCCGGGGCCGACGGGCAGCGGTTGCCGCTGGTGATCACTCCGGAGGGAGCCGTACTGATCGAGCCGGAGGCGTCCGACCTGGCGGCCCACGTCGGGCTCGCCACGACGCCGGCGGCGGACTTCTACGACCTCGTCGTGATCGGCGGCGGCCCGGCCGGGCTCGGTTCGGCCGTGTACGGGGCCTCCGAGGGGCTGCGGACCGTGCTGGTCGAGCGGTCGGCCACCGGCGGGCAGGCCGGGCAGAGCTCCCGCATCGAGAACTACCTCGGCTTCCCGGACGGCGTGTCGGGCGCCCAGCTCACGGAGCGCGCCCGCCGCCAGGCCGGCCGGTTCGGCGCGGAGATCCTCACCACCCGCGAGGTCACGGGGCTGGAGGCCAACGGCGCGGCGCGCGTCGTCCGCTTCTCCGACGGCTCCACGGTCGCCGCGCACAGCGTGATCCTGGCGACCGGCGTGACGTACCGGCAGCTCCAGGCGCCCGGCTGCGACGACCTGACCGGCTGCGGGGTCTACTACGGCTCCGCGCTCACCGAGGCGTCCTCCTGCCAGGGGCAGGACGTGTACATCGTCGGCGGCGCCAACTCCGCCGGACAGGCGGCGATGTACCTGGCGCGCAGCGCCAAATCGGTCACGCTGCTGGTGCGCGGAGCGTCCCTGACGGCATCGATGTCGTACTACCTGATCCAGCAGATCGAGGAGACGCCGAACATCACGGTGCGGACCCGCACCGTCGTCGAGGCCGCGCACGGGGACGGGCACCTGGAGCAGCTCACGCTGCGGGACGTGGAGGGCGGTGCGACCGAACTCGTCGACGCGCAGTGGATGTTCGTCTTCATCGGCGCCGCCCCGCTGACCGAATGGCTCGACGGGACGGTGCTGCGCGACGAGCGCGGCTTCATCCTGGCCGGGCCGGACCTCACACCGGACGGACGGCCCCCGGCCGACTGGGAGCTGGACCGGCCGCCCTACCACCTGGAGACCAACGTTCCCGGCGTGTTCGTCGCGGGCGACGCGCGCGCGGAGTCCGCGAAGCGCGTCGCGTCCGCCGTCGGAGAAGGAGCCATGGCCGTGATGCTCGTCCACCGGTACCTGGAGCAGTCGTGA
- a CDS encoding flavodoxin family protein, producing the protein MDTNETTPLRAVALVCTLSPSPKPSSSQLLAEQAMAALAEHGVTGKVIRVADHDVKPGVEADMGDGDAWPEIRQVILGADILILSTPIWLGHASSIAQRVLERLDAEISETDDEGRLLTYGKVAGVCVVGNEDGAHKVSADLFQGLNDVGFSLAPGAVTYWVGEAMQGTDYQDLDKTPDATRSTTATLAANTAHLARLLKRAAFPAS; encoded by the coding sequence ATGGATACCAACGAGACCACTCCGCTGCGCGCCGTCGCCCTCGTCTGCACGCTGTCGCCCTCCCCGAAGCCGTCCAGCTCCCAGCTGCTGGCCGAACAGGCCATGGCCGCCCTCGCCGAGCACGGCGTGACCGGGAAGGTGATCCGCGTCGCGGACCACGACGTCAAGCCGGGCGTGGAGGCGGACATGGGCGACGGCGACGCCTGGCCGGAGATCCGGCAGGTGATCCTGGGTGCGGACATCCTGATCCTGTCCACGCCGATCTGGCTCGGCCACGCCTCCAGCATCGCCCAGCGGGTCCTGGAACGTCTGGACGCCGAGATCTCCGAGACCGACGACGAGGGCCGGCTGCTCACGTACGGCAAGGTCGCCGGTGTCTGCGTCGTGGGCAACGAGGACGGTGCGCACAAGGTCAGCGCCGACCTCTTCCAGGGCCTCAACGACGTCGGCTTCTCCCTCGCGCCGGGCGCGGTCACCTACTGGGTCGGCGAGGCGATGCAGGGGACCGACTACCAGGACCTCGACAAGACGCCGGACGCGACGCGGTCCACCACGGCCACCCTCGCGGCCAACACCGCACACCTCGCCCGGCTGCTCAAGCGCGCCGCGTTCCCCGCGAGCTGA
- a CDS encoding pyridoxamine 5'-phosphate oxidase family protein has protein sequence MPARQPSRQPTTALDTRYSSALRPLPGAADVTATEWTEAQRQLEAAEIFWVSTVRPDGRVHVTPLIAAWHEGTLYFSTGPDEQKAKNLAHDGHCALTTGGNSLTEGLDLVVEGTARPVTDPSVVEEVIAAYEAKYGAHITSPEGTFHGIGDAFRTGAAVVFALSPATAYGFGRDNGVYTHTRWSF, from the coding sequence ATGCCCGCACGACAGCCCTCCCGGCAGCCCACGACCGCACTCGACACCCGCTACAGCTCCGCGCTCCGCCCGCTCCCCGGTGCCGCCGACGTCACCGCCACCGAGTGGACCGAGGCCCAGCGGCAGCTGGAAGCCGCCGAGATCTTCTGGGTGTCCACCGTACGGCCCGACGGCCGGGTGCACGTGACGCCCCTGATCGCCGCCTGGCACGAGGGGACGCTGTACTTCTCCACCGGCCCGGACGAACAGAAGGCGAAGAACCTCGCCCACGACGGGCACTGCGCCCTGACCACCGGCGGGAACTCGCTCACCGAAGGGCTCGACCTCGTGGTCGAGGGCACCGCGCGCCCGGTGACGGACCCGTCCGTCGTGGAGGAGGTGATCGCCGCGTACGAGGCGAAGTACGGGGCGCACATCACGTCGCCCGAGGGCACCTTCCACGGCATCGGGGACGCGTTCCGCACGGGCGCCGCCGTGGTGTTCGCGCTCTCCCCGGCCACGGCGTACGGCTTCGGCCGGGACAACGGGGTCTACACCCACACGCGGTGGTCGTTCTGA
- a CDS encoding UBP-type zinc finger domain-containing protein: MSDTAGIDPSVPPSGTGCADCDASGGWWFHLRRCARCGHIGCCDSSPGQHATAHWKSAGHPLVQSFEPDEEWFWDYGTGELYESGPELAAPTGHPADQPTPGPAGRVPEDWARLLHD, encoded by the coding sequence ATGAGCGACACCGCAGGCATCGACCCGAGCGTCCCGCCCTCCGGCACCGGCTGCGCCGACTGCGACGCGTCGGGAGGCTGGTGGTTCCACCTCAGGCGCTGCGCCCGGTGCGGCCACATCGGCTGCTGCGACTCGTCTCCCGGCCAACACGCCACCGCCCACTGGAAGTCCGCTGGCCACCCGCTCGTGCAGAGCTTCGAGCCGGACGAGGAGTGGTTCTGGGACTACGGCACCGGCGAGCTGTACGAGTCCGGACCCGAACTGGCTGCGCCGACCGGGCACCCGGCCGACCAGCCGACACCCGGGCCGGCCGGCCGGGTCCCCGAGGACTGGGCGCGCCTGCTGCACGACTGA
- a CDS encoding phosphoketolase family protein has protein sequence MPRETHEDRSGAARPDAYRRAADYVAAALIYLRENVLLTEPLRPEHLKPRLLGHWGTCPGITQVYSALDQLVRERDADVLLVTGPGHGAPAVHANLWLEGTHAAYDPALSRDAEGLRELSRRYCAPDGFPSHLSPAVPGTLHEGGELGYALATAFGAALDAPGRVVACIVGDGEAETGPTAGAWHSPKHLDPETGGAVLPFLHLNGYKISSPSLFATMSDTELTHLFRGYGWDPRIVDVTPDGAGGPDRPDRGDRGDRSELADAVADAHTAITAIQRQARSAEAPDPRPAWPMIVLRSLKGQGAPAEVQGTRIEGTFHAHQVPLPDVHEDPEQLRALEAWLRSYRPEELFDEEGRPVPEVASHCPEGDRRIGMQPAADGGRLRTPLDLPPLAPHAVDLGEGRGRTTAGPNEVLASWLTEVVRRSAERRDFRIVSPDELASNKLDAVLAATDRAGTWPVDGYAEHLSRDGRVMEVLSEHNCQGWLQGYLQSGRHGLFPTYEAFASVVDSMVNQYAKWLKTSREVPWRAPVSSLTYLLTSEGWRQEHNGYSHQGPGFINNLITKKSTVTGVYLPPDANTLLVTMERLLDETGKVNVVVSGKHEAAQWLGLDEARAHCAAGASVWDWASHGEPAAPELVLACAGGIPTVETLAAARLLREDLPEAAIRVVNIVDLCALAPADRHPNGMADGRFHALFGTDLPVVLDFHGYPSAVHQLLHGRPRPDRFHVRGYVEEGTTTTPYDLLAANGTSRHDLAITALAHLEDRHPKARALAERHAAHRDALRAELRRTGVDPAEITDWRWSA, from the coding sequence ATGCCACGCGAGACCCACGAAGACCGGTCGGGGGCGGCCCGCCCCGACGCGTACCGGAGGGCGGCCGACTACGTCGCCGCGGCCCTGATCTACCTGCGGGAGAACGTGCTGCTCACGGAGCCGCTGCGCCCCGAGCACCTCAAGCCGCGCCTGCTCGGCCACTGGGGCACCTGCCCGGGCATCACCCAGGTGTACTCCGCCCTCGACCAGCTGGTCCGGGAACGGGACGCGGACGTCCTGCTGGTGACGGGCCCCGGGCACGGCGCACCGGCCGTCCACGCCAACCTGTGGCTCGAAGGCACCCACGCCGCCTACGACCCCGCCCTGAGCCGGGACGCGGAGGGACTGCGCGAACTGAGCCGTCGCTACTGCGCTCCGGACGGCTTCCCCAGCCACCTCTCGCCGGCCGTGCCGGGCACCCTCCACGAGGGCGGGGAGCTCGGGTACGCCCTGGCCACGGCCTTCGGAGCGGCGCTGGACGCACCGGGCCGGGTGGTGGCCTGCATCGTCGGCGACGGCGAGGCCGAGACCGGTCCGACCGCAGGGGCCTGGCACTCCCCCAAGCACCTCGACCCGGAGACCGGCGGCGCCGTCCTGCCCTTCCTGCACCTCAACGGGTACAAGATCTCTTCCCCCAGTCTGTTCGCGACGATGTCCGACACCGAACTGACCCACCTCTTCCGCGGCTACGGCTGGGATCCGCGGATCGTCGACGTCACCCCCGACGGCGCGGGCGGCCCCGACCGTCCCGACCGCGGCGACCGCGGCGACCGCTCCGAACTGGCCGATGCCGTCGCCGACGCCCACACCGCGATCACCGCGATCCAGCGGCAGGCCCGCTCCGCCGAGGCCCCCGACCCGCGTCCCGCGTGGCCGATGATCGTGCTGCGCAGCCTCAAGGGCCAGGGCGCGCCCGCCGAGGTGCAGGGCACCCGCATCGAGGGGACGTTCCACGCCCACCAGGTGCCCCTGCCGGACGTCCACGAGGACCCGGAGCAGCTGCGCGCCCTCGAAGCGTGGCTGCGCTCGTACCGCCCCGAGGAGCTCTTCGACGAGGAGGGCCGGCCCGTCCCCGAGGTGGCCTCGCACTGCCCCGAGGGGGACCGGCGCATCGGCATGCAGCCAGCGGCCGACGGGGGCCGGCTGCGCACGCCCCTCGACCTGCCCCCGCTCGCGCCCCACGCCGTCGACCTCGGCGAGGGGCGGGGCCGCACCACGGCCGGCCCCAACGAGGTCCTCGCCTCGTGGTTGACGGAGGTCGTGCGCCGCAGCGCCGAGCGCCGGGACTTCCGTATCGTCTCGCCCGACGAACTCGCGTCGAACAAGCTGGACGCCGTCCTCGCGGCCACGGACCGCGCCGGCACCTGGCCCGTAGACGGGTACGCCGAGCACCTGTCCCGCGACGGCCGCGTGATGGAGGTCCTCTCCGAGCACAACTGCCAGGGCTGGCTCCAGGGGTACCTGCAGAGCGGCCGGCACGGCCTGTTCCCCACCTACGAGGCGTTCGCCTCCGTCGTGGACAGCATGGTCAACCAGTACGCGAAGTGGCTGAAGACGTCCCGGGAGGTCCCGTGGCGCGCCCCCGTCAGCAGCCTCACGTACCTGCTGACGAGCGAGGGCTGGCGCCAGGAGCACAACGGCTACAGCCACCAGGGACCGGGGTTCATCAACAACCTGATCACCAAGAAGAGCACGGTGACCGGCGTCTACCTGCCCCCGGACGCCAACACCCTGCTGGTCACGATGGAGCGCCTCCTCGACGAGACCGGCAAGGTCAACGTCGTCGTGTCGGGCAAGCACGAGGCCGCCCAGTGGCTCGGCCTGGACGAGGCCCGCGCCCACTGCGCGGCCGGGGCGTCCGTCTGGGACTGGGCGTCCCACGGCGAACCGGCCGCGCCCGAACTCGTCCTGGCCTGCGCGGGCGGCATCCCCACCGTCGAGACCCTGGCCGCCGCCCGGCTGCTGCGCGAGGACCTGCCGGAGGCCGCGATCCGGGTCGTCAACATCGTGGACCTGTGCGCGCTCGCCCCCGCCGACCGGCACCCGAACGGCATGGCCGACGGCCGTTTCCACGCCCTGTTCGGCACGGACCTCCCCGTCGTCCTCGACTTCCACGGCTATCCCTCGGCCGTGCACCAGCTGTTGCACGGGCGGCCGCGACCCGACCGCTTCCACGTCCGCGGCTACGTCGAGGAAGGCACCACGACCACCCCGTACGACCTCCTCGCCGCCAACGGCACCTCGCGCCACGACCTCGCGATCACCGCGCTGGCCCACCTGGAGGACCGCCACCCGAAGGCACGGGCGCTCGCCGAACGCCACGCCGCCCACCGCGACGCGCTCCGGGCGGAGCTGCGTCGCACGGGCGTCGACCCGGCGGAGATCACGGACTGGCGCTGGAGCGCCTGA
- a CDS encoding cytochrome P450 family protein, with amino-acid sequence MQAPTLQELAPAGHDLAADPHSVYAALRATGPVHRVHVPDSGDAWLVLGHAEARAALGDPRLRNDIRHSATWQDDGGQAVGRNMLQTDPPRHTRLRRTVAGHFTPGRVASYRPGIEDIAVRLVDAFAGDGRVDVVSRYALPLPVMVICDLLGVPKDDRDTFHAWSRELVAPTSRTAAGEASAALAGYLAGLIRRAPGAPGSSLLGELAGDAHDRLGAEEILGMAFLLLVAGHETTVSLISGTLHGLLTHPAQLAQVYADPALIGRAVEESLRFHTPVHASAFRFAADPLDLGGTRIAAGDSVIVSLAAASRDPLRFADPDRFDLHREPGGHLAFGYGVHHCLGAPLARAETEIALRVLLERHPALGLAADPAPLVWRTGTLLRGLVRLPLDLG; translated from the coding sequence ATGCAGGCACCCACGCTCCAGGAGCTGGCCCCGGCGGGACACGACCTCGCGGCCGATCCGCATTCCGTGTACGCCGCACTGCGGGCCACGGGGCCCGTCCACCGCGTACACGTCCCGGACAGTGGCGACGCCTGGCTGGTGCTGGGCCACGCCGAGGCGCGGGCCGCGCTCGGCGACCCGCGGCTGCGCAACGACATCCGCCACTCCGCCACCTGGCAGGACGACGGCGGCCAGGCCGTCGGCCGCAACATGCTCCAGACCGACCCGCCCCGGCACACCCGGCTGCGCCGGACGGTCGCCGGGCACTTCACGCCCGGGCGGGTGGCCTCGTACCGCCCGGGGATCGAGGACATCGCCGTGCGGCTGGTCGACGCCTTCGCCGGCGACGGCCGCGTCGACGTCGTGAGCCGGTACGCACTGCCGCTGCCCGTCATGGTGATCTGCGACCTGCTGGGGGTGCCGAAGGATGACCGCGACACTTTCCACGCGTGGTCGCGGGAGCTCGTGGCGCCGACCTCGCGGACCGCCGCCGGCGAGGCCTCGGCGGCCCTCGCCGGATACCTCGCCGGGCTGATCCGGCGCGCCCCCGGAGCACCCGGCTCCTCCTTGCTCGGCGAACTGGCCGGGGACGCACACGACCGGCTCGGCGCCGAGGAGATCCTCGGCATGGCCTTCCTCCTTCTCGTCGCCGGCCACGAGACGACCGTCAGCCTGATCTCCGGAACACTGCACGGCCTCCTCACCCACCCCGCCCAACTGGCGCAGGTGTACGCGGATCCCGCGCTGATCGGGCGGGCCGTGGAAGAGTCGCTCCGCTTCCACACCCCCGTGCACGCCAGCGCCTTCCGCTTCGCCGCCGACCCCCTCGACCTCGGCGGTACGCGCATCGCCGCCGGCGACAGCGTGATCGTCTCGCTCGCGGCCGCCTCGCGCGATCCGCTGCGCTTCGCCGACCCGGACCGGTTCGACCTGCACCGCGAGCCCGGCGGGCACCTGGCCTTCGGGTACGGGGTCCACCACTGCCTCGGCGCCCCGCTGGCACGTGCCGAGACGGAGATCGCCCTGCGCGTCCTGCTCGAACGCCACCCCGCGCTCGGTCTCGCCGCGGACCCCGCCCCGCTCGTCTGGCGCACCGGCACCCTGCTGCGCGGGTTGGTCCGCCTGCCGCTCGACCTCGGCTGA
- a CDS encoding TetR/AcrR family transcriptional regulator, with translation MPDRPETAAPPARRRDAQRSRDRLTAAAREVFTELGLEAPLDVIARRAGVGNATLYRHYPSRAALVEAVFHDTLADTMAVGDRARHHDDAWAGLTDYLDEVFAVLAADRGTNDLMTTALDGVESLRAVHAHNRRTIDDLLRRGREQGTVRADATTEDLLFALAALGRAVPALASAAGPRSWRRPLALLLAGLRPPSPASPLPRPALTPTQLADTLKGLGPHRAPPGEVQAVPSGPSPGASGRPGRAGTRRTDHGGGA, from the coding sequence ATGCCGGACCGACCGGAGACCGCCGCTCCGCCCGCCAGGCGCCGGGACGCACAGCGCAGCCGCGACCGTCTGACCGCGGCGGCCCGCGAGGTCTTCACCGAACTCGGCCTGGAGGCACCGCTGGACGTGATCGCGCGCCGCGCGGGAGTGGGCAATGCCACGCTCTACCGGCACTACCCCAGCCGGGCCGCGCTCGTCGAGGCGGTCTTCCACGACACCCTGGCGGACACGATGGCCGTCGGCGACCGGGCCCGTCACCACGACGACGCCTGGGCGGGACTGACCGACTACCTCGACGAGGTCTTCGCGGTACTGGCCGCCGACCGCGGCACCAACGACCTCATGACCACCGCCCTGGACGGCGTCGAATCGCTGCGGGCCGTCCACGCCCACAACCGCCGTACCATCGACGACCTGCTCCGGCGCGGCCGCGAACAAGGCACCGTCCGCGCGGACGCGACCACCGAAGACCTCCTCTTCGCGTTGGCCGCGCTCGGCCGCGCGGTCCCCGCCCTGGCCTCCGCGGCCGGTCCCCGGTCCTGGCGCCGCCCCCTCGCCCTCCTCCTGGCGGGGCTACGCCCCCCGTCCCCCGCATCGCCGCTGCCCCGGCCCGCTCTGACGCCCACCCAACTGGCCGACACCCTCAAGGGACTCGGCCCCCACCGCGCCCCGCCCGGCGAGGTCCAGGCTGTCCCTTCCGGCCCCTCCCCCGGCGCCTCGGGGCGGCCGGGCCGAGCGGGCACGCGACGGACGGATCACGGGGGCGGTGCGTGA